CGGCCCGCGGCCTCCGGGCGCACCAGCAGCGCCTCGTTGAGGGTGCGGTAGCCGTCTGCGTCCTCCTGGAGGATCACCATGACGAAGCGGTCGCGGAAGCGGATCGGGCACCAGACCCAGTGGAAGCCCTCGGGCCGGTTCTCCTCGGCCGCGCGGCCGGGCTGCTCACCGGGTATCGGCCGGACGCCCCAGCTGCGGTCCCTGGTCGCCGTCCACTCCTCGGGCGCGACGCGGTACTCCTCGCCGCCGACCCGGATCCAGCCGTGCGCGCCGCCGGCCTGGACGAAGCGCCGGCCCTCCAGGGTGAGCCGGTCCCCGGTGTGCCCGACGTGGTGCGGCTCCCAGACGGCGGGGAACTCGGCCTGCCAGGTGAGGTCGAACGCGAGCTCGTCGGGCCCGCCCTCGCAGACCAGCCGCAGCGTGCGCAGCGGTTCGACCACCTCGATCCGCAGCGGGCCGACCTCCAGCCTCATCCGGTCCTCCCCCAGCGCGTCGGAGGCCCGGACGGCGTGGAGGGTGTCGCCGACCTTGAGCGTGGCGTAGGCGTCGATCACGCCGGTGTTGGGATAGACGCCGAGGCCGGCGATGAGCAGGGCGCGTCCGCCGTGGTCGAGGACGTGGAAGATGCAGCGGTCGTAGGCGTTGCGGTCGCCGGTGGCGACGTGCCGCATGGACAGTGGCACCTGGTGCACGGGGTACTCGTCCAGGGGGACGGGGCGGAGCGTCACGCTGGCCTCCTCGGCAGGAACAGATTGTCTGACGGTATGTCAGATTCTGCCCAGGAGGCCAGTGCGCTGCTGATCTATTCTCGGAACCATGACTGTTCAGCGCATGGACAACGTCGCCGTCGTGGTCGAGGACCTGGACGCGGCGGTCGCCTTCTTCGCCGCACTCGGCCTGGAGCTGGAGGGCAGGGCGGAGATCGAGGGCGACTTCGCGGACCTGACCGTCGGACTGGAGGGCATCCGGAGCGAGATCGCGATGATGCGGACCCCGGACGGGCACGGCAAGCTGGAGCTCACGAAGTACCACACCCCCGCCGCCCACCCCGCGACGCCGGTGAACCCGCCGCCGAACACCCTGGGCCTGCACCGGGTCATGTTCGCCGTCGACGACATCGACGCCACCATCGCCCGGCTCCGCGCCCACGGAGCCGAGCTCCTGGGCGAGGTGGCGCAGTACGAGAGCATCTTCCGGCTCTGCTACCTGCGCGGCCCGGCAGGGATCATCGTCGCCCTGGCCGAGCAGATCGGCTGACCGGACCGGCCGACCCCTGGACGGTGCGGCGGCCCGCCCCGCACCGTCACAGGTTCTGGCTAGGCTCGACGCATCATGCTCACCCTCGACTCACTCGCGGCACGGCTCGGCGCCCTGGAGCCGTCCTGCGGCGCGACGCGCCTGATCGCCGTCGACGGCTACGCCGGCTCGGGCAAGACGACCTTCGCCGCCCGGCTCGCCGCCGCGCTCGGCGACGCGCCCGTGGTCCATCTGGACGATCTGGCCACGCACGACCAGTTCTTCGACTGGACCGGACGGCTGCTCGACGAGGTGCTCACGCCGCTGGCGGAGCGCCGCCCGGTGCGGCACCGCGTCTACGACTGGAATACCGCGCGCTTCGACGCGGTTCACCAGATCGGGGCCGCTCCTCCGCTCCTCGTACTGGAGGGCGTGGGGGCCGGGCGGCGAGCGATCCGCCCCCGGTTGGCGGCGCTGCTGTGGATGGAGCTCGACGCGGTCACGGCCCGTGCCCGGGGCGAGCGGCGCGACGGTCCGGAGCAGGCGGAGTTCTGGGAGCGGTGGTTCCGGGAGCAGTCCACCCACTTCCGGTCCGATCCGAGTCGGCCGTTCGCCGATTTCCTGGTGAACGGAACCAGTGGGGAGCTATTCGCTCACGCCGCGTAATCGCGCGAGCGTGAGGCGCGTAGCCTGTCCCGGAGCCAATGAATGGCGGCTCTCCCTGCGGTTCCCCGCCGCAGAGCCGTGCTCAGGAGGCCCTTGACCTGCGCCCCTGGCAACAACTACGTTCTCATCAGCGCGACACACGGTGATCGCGCCCCCGCAGACACGAGCTGCCGGCCGTTCCCCCGTGGCCGGCAGCTCGTCCTTTTCCGGCCCATCCGTCCCGCTCCGGACGATGCTCGCGCCGTGACTGCGGGTGACCACCGGAATCCTGCATGCCGCTTGTGTCCTACTTTTGTCCGTGTCCCCACCAGCCGATACGGTCGCACGGCACTCTTCCGGATCAGCTGGACCCCGGTACGATGCCCCATGAGTGCGGGGTCTGGTCCCCGTGTGCTCACGGACCGTCAAAGTGCGGCGACTGCAGGCCTCCCGGGTCGGCCCACCAGCTGGGCAGCGGGACGCGGCACAGCAGGGGGCAGAGCGGTGGGGACAGAGGACAACGGCGACAGGCGGTCCCGTAGCCTGGCCGATCGCGCCTGGCTACGGGCGATGGACGCCTACGGCGCCGGCGCGTACACCCGTGCAGAGGAGGAGTTCCGCGCTGCCGTCCGGCTCGACCCCGGCATGGCCGACGCCTGGCTCGGGCTGCACGCCCTCCGCTCGGACACCTCGACCGCGCTGCTCTCCATGCACCGGCACCGGGAGCGCTTCGGCGAGCAGCGGCACCGGCACCGCCGGCCGCTCAGCTCCTGGTACTGGCTGGGCTGGTGGGTGCAGCCGCTGCTGGAGGACGAGCGGGACCTCGCCCTCGCGCACGCCTCGCACTGGCTGGACGGCCGGCACCTGCCCGAACTCGACCGGGCCCTCGCCGAGTGCCCCCCGCCGGGCCAGGACAACGCCGTCCGCTTCCTGCACGCCTGCCGGTCCTACCTGACCAAGGACTGGGAGCAGCTCATCCGCGACACCGACGGCCTGCTGGACGACCCGCTGCTGGGCATCGAGGCGGGCCTGTTCAGCGGGATGGCCAGGGTCAGGCTGGACATGTGCGGCCAGGCCGAGCTGCCGCTGGCCACCTCGCTGGCCCGGTGCCGCTCGGAGCAGCCGCAGCGCAAGGAGCTGCGCTACTGGCTGGCCCGCGCCTACGAGGGGGTCGGCCGCAGCGCGGCGGCCCTCTCGCTCTACCGGGCCGTGCACCGGGTGGACCCCGGCTTCATGGACACCTCCGCCCGGCTGGCCGCGATCACGGCGGAGGACGGGGTCGACCCCGCGCTGCTGGAGGGGCCCTCGGAGCCCGGCCTGCACCGGCCCCGCCACGCCAGCGGCGGGGGCCCCGCGCTGCCGACCGAGCCGCCGCTGTCCGGCTCGCCCTTCGACGCCCTGGACGGGCCGCTGGAGTCGGTCTTCTACGACCCGCTGCCCGGCTTCCCGCTGGCCGACGACGAGGAGGACCAGGAGGACCCCGAGGACGCGGACGACGAGCCCCAGACGGCCGGCGAGGAGGAGCCCACCCGCCCCGCCGCCGTGGGCGCCCGGCACCGCGCGAACACCCCCGACTCCTCCCCGCTGCTGCCGCCCGGCACGACCGTCCAGCCGAACCAGCAGCGGCTCGACGCCGCGCTGGCCGAGCTGGACCGGATGGTGGGGATGGCCCCCGTGAAGCGTCAGGTGCTGGCGCTCTCGGCGCAGCTGCGGATGGCGCAGCTCCGGGCCGACCAGGGCCTTCCGGTGCAGCCGCCGAAGCGGCACTTCGTCTTCTCCGGCCCCTCGGGCACCGGCAAGACCACGGTCGCCCGGATCCTCGGCCGGGTCTTCTACGCGCTCGGCCTGCTCAGCGGCGACCACCTGGTCGAGGCCCAGAGAGCCGACCTGGTCGGCGAGTTCCTCGGCCAGACGGCGGTCAAGGCGAACGAGCTGATCGACTCGGCGCTGGACGGCGTCCTGTTCATCGACGAGGCCTACAGCCTGGCCAACTCCGGCTACTCCAAGGGCGACGCCTACGGCGACGAGGCCCTCCAGGTCCTGCTCAAGCGGGCCGAGGACAACCGGGACCGGCTGGTGGTGATCCTGGCCGGTTACCCCGAGGGCATGAACCGCCTGCTGGCCGCCAATCCGGGCCTCAGCTCGCGCTTCACCAGCCGGGTGGACTTCCCCAGCTACCGCCCCGAGGAGCTGGCCGCGATCGGCCAGTCCCTGGCCTCGGGCGACGGGGACTTCTGGGACGAGGAGGCCCTCGAGGAGCTCCGCTCCATCTGCGGCCACGTGGTCCGCGAGGGCTGGATCGACGACCTGGGCAACGGCCGCTTCATGCGCACCCTCTACGAGAAGTCCTGCGCCTACCGCGACCTCCGCCTCTCCGTCCTGCCCGACTCCCCCACCCGCCAGGACCTCGCGGCCCTCCGCCTCCCCGACGTCCTCCAGGCCTACGGCGAACTCATCGACGGACGCTGACCGCCGAGTCCCCTCGCCCACCGCGGGAAAGCGTCGGGCCCCCGGACGTGTCCAGGGGGCCCGACGTGGGGGCGCGGCACGCTACGCCGCCTTGAGCGCCTCCTTGAGCGGCACGCGGGCGCCGCTGCGCAGCACGGAGTTGCGGTAGATCCGGCCGGCGAACCGGAGCATCACCACGCCGCAGGCGAGCGTGATCGCCAGGGAGACCAGCATCTGCCAGAGCGGTGCGACGCCGAGGGCCCAGCGCATCGGCATCAGCTCCGGCGCGGTCAGCGGGACGTAGGAGAGGATCTCCGCCACGCCGCTGTGCGGGTCGGTCGGGAGGATGGAGATGGCGACCACCCAGCCCGCCACCAGCGGCATGATGATCGGGGCCATCAGCCCGCCCAGGTCCTCCTGGCGGGAGACCATCGCACCCGCCGAGGCGAAGATCATCGCGTAGAGCCAGAAGCCGGCCGCGAACCAGAGCAGGGTCCAGGCCAGCGAACCGACCGAGGCGCTCAGCGAGACGCTCAGCTGGCCGTCGGCCATGCCGATCGCCAGCCCGAGCACGCCGGGCACCACGAGCTGGAGCGCGCCGATGACGGCGACGCCCAGCACCTTGCCGGCCAGCAGCTGCCACGGCTTGATGGTCGCCAGCAGCAGCTCGACGACGCGGCTGCTCTTCTCCTCCACGACGCCCTGGGCCACCATCTGCCCGACCGTCATGAGGATCATGTACATCAGCAGACCGGCCGCGATCGCGATGGTGATCTTCTGGCCCTGCTGCGGGTCGTCGTGCTGCAGCGTCGTCACCTGGATCTGCTGACTGCCGACGGCCGCCGTCACCTTGGCCGGGTCGCCGCCCAGAGCGGTGATCTGCGCGTTCAGCGCCGCCTGCTGGTCGACCAGCGAGAAGACCGTGCGCAGCGAGTCGGGCAGCGACTTCTTCACCGTGACCTGGGCGCCGGAGGCGTCGTGCACGACGAAGGCGTCGACCTTGCCGCCCTGCACGGCCGACCTGCCCGCCGCCGGGTCGGCGACCACGGTGATCTTCACGTTCTGGTGCAGCTGGGTGGCCGTCGACTCCAGGGCCCGGCCGTACGCCGCGTCCGACCGGACGACGGCGACCTTGGACGTGCTCGGCCCGGAGTGGGCGAACTTGGTGATGATCGGCAGCGCGACGAAGGACAGCGCCGTGATCGCCAGAATGATCAGGAAGGCCTTGGAGCGCAGCCGGACCCGCAGTTCGCGGCCCGCGACGAGCTTGATCGCTTCGGCGCTGCCGATCTGCAGCCGTTCGTGGTTGGTGCCGCTCACTTCTGCTGCTCCCCCGTCCCGGTCGTCCCCGTCGTCCCGGTCGCGGGCTCTGCCCCGGGCTTCTTCTCCTCGCTGCTCACCACGTGCCGGAACAGCTCCGTCAGCGAGGAGCGCCGACGCGCGAATTCACGCACCGGGCCCGTCGCCAGCGCGGCGCCGAGCACCGCCTGGTCGTCCGCGCCGTCCTCCAGGACCAGCACCGTGCGACCGGCCTCCTCGCCGCGGACCGAGACGCCCGGTATGCCGTCCGCCCAGCCCTCGCGTGCCTGGGGCGCGTGCACGACCAGCTCCTCGCCGCCGGAGGCGCGCAGCTCGTCGACGGTGTCGCAGGCGACCATGGAGCCCGCGCGGACGATGCCCACGCGGTCGCAGAGGCGCTCGACCAGTTCCAGCTGGTGGCTGGAGAAGATGACCGGGATGCCCTCGGCGCACTTCTCCTGCAGCACCGCGCTCATCACGTCCACGGCGACCGGGTCCAGGCCGGAGAAGGGCTCGTCGAGGACGAGTATCTCCGGGTGGTGGACCAGCGCCGCCGCGAGCTGGACGCGCTGCTGGTTGCCGAGGCTCAGCTTCTGCACCTCGTCGCCGAAGCGGCTCTCGACGCCCAGGCGCTCCGCCCAGGAACGGGCGGCGGCCACCGCGTCCGACCGGGTCAGGCCGTGCAGCCGGGCCAGGTACTCCAGCTGCTCGCCGACCTTCATCCGCGGGTAGAGGCCGCGCTCCTCCGGCATGTAGCCGATCCGGCTGCGGGTCTCCAGCGTGACGGGCGCGCCGTCCCAGCGCACCTCGCCGCCGTCGGACGCCAGCACGCCGAGGACGATCCGCATCGTCGTGGTCTTGCCGGCGCCGTTGCTCCCGACGAAGCCGAAGATCTCCCCGGCGCGGACGTCGAAGGCCATGTTGTCCAGGGCGACGGTGTCGCCGTAACGCTTGGACACGCGGTCGACTTCAAGGCGTCGATCGCTCACTTGCTCATCACTCCCCCGTGACGCTCGTACATGTGACTTGTTCGATCTGTTTGATCAGGTGATCGGTTTGATCGAACGTCACCTTATCCGGACCGGTGGGCGGGGTCGTGCACTTCCCCCACCAGCTCCTCCAGGACGTCCTCCAGCGCCACCAGGCCCACCGGCCGGCCTTCGCCGTCGATCACCCCGGCCAGGTGCGCGGCCGCGCGGCGCATCGCGCCCAGGGCGTCGTCGAGCGGGAGGTCGCCGGAGAGGGTGATGATCGGCCGCCACAGCCGCTGCGGCACCGGGGCGTCCCGGTCGTCCAGCTCCAGCACGTCCTTGACGTGCAGGTAGCCCAGGAAGGCGCCGTTGCCGCCGAGGACCGGGTAGCGCGAGAAACCGGTGCGCACCGCCAGGTCCTCGATCTGGCCCGCGGTCACCGTGGTGTCCACGGTGACCAGCTTCTCCCTGGGCATGACGACCTCGCGCACCGGCGTCAGCCCCAGCTCCAGCGCGTCCTCCAGGCGCTCCTGGGCGCGCCTGCCGAGCAGGCCCGCCGCGTGCGAGTCGTGCAGCAGGTGCGTGAGCTGCTCGCTGGTGTAGACGGAGTCGATCTCGTCCTTGGGCTCCACCCGCAGCAGGCGCAGCATCAGGTTGGCGAAGGCGTTGAGGAAGGCGATGAAGGGGCGCAGCCCTCGCGCCAGCGCCGCCAGCGGCGGGCCGAGCAGGAGCGCGGCACGCTCGGGCGTGGCCAGCGCGATGTTCTTCGGCACCATCTCGCCGATCACGATGTGCAGCGCGACCACGACCACGAGGGCCAGCACGTAGGCGACCGGATGGACCAGCGACTCGGGCAGGCCCACCGCGTGGAACGGGCCCTCGAGCAGCCCGGCCAGGGCCGGTTCGGCGAGCGCGCCCAGCAGCAGCGAGCAGACGGTGATCCCGAGCTGGGCCGCCGCCATCATCGCGGAGACCTCCTCCAGCGCGCGCACCACGGTGGCCGCGCGGCGGTCGCCCGCCTCCGCCAGCGGTTCGACCTGGCTGCGGCGGACCGAGACCAGCGCGAACTCGGCGCCGACGAAGAAGGCGTTGCCCAGCAGGAGCAGCACCGCGAAACCCAGAGCCAGCGCGCTCATCGCCGCTCCTCCCCCTGCCCGTTGCCGCGCCCGTGCTCGCCGTGACCGTGTCCGTGGCCCTGTCCGTGGCCCTGCCCGTGAACGCGGCCGTACCAGTGACCGTGCCCGTGCCCGTCGCCGGTGGCGTGGTCCTCGGGGACGCGCTCCAGCCGGACCCGCTCGGTGCGGTGGCGCTGGACCGCGAGCACGGTGAGCCGCCACCCGGGCAGCTCCGCCGCGTCCCCCACGGCCGGGATCCGGCCGAGCAGGTCGGCCAGCAGGCCGGCGACCGTCTCGTACGGACCCTCCGGGGCGTAGAGGCCGACGGACTCCAGCACGTCGATCCGGCAGCGCCCCTCAGCCTCCCAGGCCGGACGGCCCTCGACCGGCTCGGCCCGGCGCAGTTCGGGACGGTCGTCGAGGTCGTGCTCGTCCTGGACCTCGCCGACCATCTCCTCGACGATGTCCTCCAGCGTGGCCACGCCCGCCGTGCCGCCGTACTCGTCGACGACGACGGCCAGTTGCTGCTGCCGGCGCAGCAGCTCCAGCAGGCGCTCGACCGGCAGCGTCTCCGGCACCAGCAGCGGCGGCGAGGCCAACGCGCCCACCCGCACGGCGGCCCGGTTCTCCGCGCGGACCGCGAGCGCGTCCTTGAGGCCGACCACGCCGACCACCTCGTCGATCGACTGCCGGTAGACGGGGAAGCGCGAAAGCCCGGTCGCCCGGGTCAGGTTCAGCACGTCCGCGGCGGTGGCGTGGTCCTCCAGCGCGGCGACGTCGACGCGCGGGGTCATCACGCTCTCCGCGGTCAGCTCGGCCAGCCCGAGGGTCCGGACGAACAGGTCCGCGGTGTCCCGTTCCAGTGCGCCCTCGCTGGCGGAGTGGCGGGCGAGCGCGACCAGTTCCTCGGCGCTGCGCGCGGAGGCAAGCTCCTCGGTGGGCTCCATGCCCATGGCCCGGACCAGCCGGTTGGCGATGCCGTTGAGCAGCAGGATCAGGGGGCGGCACAGCGCGGAGAAGATCCGCTGCGGGGCCGCGACGGCGCGGGCCACCTGCAGCGGCCGGGAGATGGCCCAGTTCTTCGGCACCAGCTCTCCGACGACCATCTGCAGCACGGTCGCGGCGAACATCCCCACGATCGCGGCCACGCCGGTCACGACCGACCCCGGCACGCCCACCGCTCGCAGCGGCGGCGAGAGCAGGACGACCAGCGCCGGGTTGGCCAGCATGCCGACGAGCAGCGAGGTGACGGTGATCCCCAGCTGCGCCCCGGAGAGCTCGAACGAGAGCTTCCGCAGGGCCTTGGACACCCCCTCGGCCCTTCTGTCCCCCTGGGCGGCGGCCCGCTCCACCTCCCCCCGGTCGACGGTGACGAAGGCGAACTCGGCGGCCACGAAGAGTCCGTTGGCCAGGATCAGCAGCACGGCGACGCCGAGCAGCAGCCAGGCCGCGGACATACTGTGAGGGTCCATGGACGGGGGAACTTCTCCAAAGGGTTGGTAAAGGCTCCTACCGTACCAGGACGCCCGCGAAGCCGACGTGAACGCCGCAGATCAGGGTGTGTACGGGCGGCGAACGACGGCCGCCGGCGGTCCGCGCCGCGGTTACCGCACCGCGGTCCCGTAGCTGTCCACGCAGGCGCGCAGCTCCGCCGCGGCCCGCAGGGCCTGACGCCGGCCGGAGCCCGGCTGGATGGCGACCACGGCGAGGGTGTCCCCGTCCGCGAGGTCCAGCAGCACCCACGGATCCCCGGGGCCGAGGTGGACGCCCAGGATCTCCGGCCACTCCAGGCGCCGGGTCCGCACGAAGTTGACCACCGTCAGGCCGGTCCGGTCGGCCTTGGCCCTGGGCCGCGCGAGCACGGCCAGGACCAGGGCGAACACCACGCCGGAGCAGCCGATGCCGATCCGGTCGTGGCGCTGCCAGTCGGGCGCGCCGAACAGGGCGATCAGACCGAAGAAGGCCACCGAGACCGCCGCCAGCCCCAGCAGCACCACCCGCGTCAGCACCGGTTGCCAGGTGTGCGGCAGTGCGGGCGGCGCGGAGACGCGGCTCGGGCGGGCGGTCATCGCTCGGCCTCCTCGGCCGTGAGGATCCTCGGGGATCAGAGGCGGCAGGCGTGGATGTTGGTGACCAGGATGGCGCGCGCGCCGATGCTCCAGAGGTCGTCCATGATCCGCTGAGCCTCCTTGCGCAGGACCATGGCCCGAACCGCCACCCAGCCCTCGCTGTGCAGCGGGGAGACCGTCGGCGACTCCAGGCCGGGGGTGAGCGCGACCGCTTCCGCGACGCGCTCGGCACGGATGTCGTAGTCCATCATCACGTACCGGCGGGCCACCAGAACACCCTGCAGACGCCGCAGGAACTGGTCCACCCCCGCGTGCTCGGGCGCGCCGACCGGGCGGATCACGACGGCGTCGGAGACCAGGATCGGCTCGCCGAACACCTCCATGCCGGCGTTGCGCAGGCTGGTGCCGGTCTCGACGACGTCGGCGATCACGTCGGCGACCCCGAGCTGCACGGCCGTCTCGACCGCGCCGTCCAGCTTGGTGACCGCGGCGGCCTTCACGCCCGCCTCGGCGAGGTGCTTCTCGACCAGGCCGGTGTAGGAGGTGGCGATCCGGCGACCCTCCAGGTCCTTCACGCTGGTCGCGACCCCGGGCGGGCCCGCGAAGCGGAAGGTGGAGCCGGCGAAGCCGAGCGAGAGCACCTCCTCGGCGTCCGCGCCCGAGTCCAGCAGCAGGTCCCGGCCGGTGAAGCCGACGTCGAGACGGCCCGAGCCGACGTAGATCGCGATGTCGCGCGGGCGCAGGTAGAAGAACTCGACCTGGTTCTCCGGGTCGACCAGGACCAGTTCCTTGCTGTCCTTGCGCTGGCGGTACCCGGCCTCATGGAGCATGCCGGCCGCGGGTTCGGCGAGGGAGCCCTTGTTGGGGACGGCGATGCGGAGCATGAGTCTGTGCCTTTCGTCTGACGGATGCGGGACTGGATGCAGGCGGGCTGGATGCGGGGGACCGGGTGCGGGGGCAAAGAAGAAGCGGGGCACCGGATACGGCTCGGTGCCCCGCTGCGTCACGACACGCGGGGTCTACAGATGGGCGTAGACGTCTTCCAGGGTGAGGCCGCGCGCGACCATCATCACCTGCAGGTGGTACAGCAGTTGGGAGATCTCCTCGGCCGTCCGCTCGTCGGACTCGTGCTCGGCGGCCATCCACACCTCGGCCGCCTCCTCGACGACCTTCTTGCCGATGGCATGCACGCCCTGGCCCACCAGCTCGGCGGTGCGCGAACCGGGCGCGCCGGCGGCGGCCTTCTGCTGCAGCTCGGTGAAGAGCTCTTCGAATGTCTTCTGCGCCATGATGGCCCTCACCCTACGCGGTTCCCCGGGAACGGGTCGTGTCGTCCCACCGTACGGACGGTGTCGTGGACGACAACCCGTGTCGCCGCCCCGATCCCCGTTCCACCCGCTCCCCGGCTCAGCCGTCCAGTCCGCGCAGCAGCACCGCCGTGGCGAGCGCCGCGGTCGTCGCCTCGTGGCCCTTGTCCTCCTTGGAGTCGGGCAGACCGGCCCGGTCCAGCGCCTGCTGCTCGTTGTCGCAGGTGAGCAGGCCGAATCCGACCGGGATGCCGGAGTCGACGGAGACCTGGGTCAGCCCCATGGTCGCCGCCTCGCACACATAGTCGAAGTGGGGCGTGCCGCCCCTGATGACGACGCCCAGTGCGATGATCGCGTCGTACCCGCGGGCGGCCAGACCCTTGGCGACCACCGGCAGCTCGTAGCTGCCGGGCACCCGCAGCACGGTGTAGTCCGCGACGCCGTACTCGCGCAGCGCGCGCTCGGCGCCGGCGACCAGGCCGTCCATCACCGTCTGGTGCCACTGCGCC
This genomic interval from Streptacidiphilus rugosus AM-16 contains the following:
- a CDS encoding hemolysin family protein, whose amino-acid sequence is MSALALGFAVLLLLGNAFFVGAEFALVSVRRSQVEPLAEAGDRRAATVVRALEEVSAMMAAAQLGITVCSLLLGALAEPALAGLLEGPFHAVGLPESLVHPVAYVLALVVVVALHIVIGEMVPKNIALATPERAALLLGPPLAALARGLRPFIAFLNAFANLMLRLLRVEPKDEIDSVYTSEQLTHLLHDSHAAGLLGRRAQERLEDALELGLTPVREVVMPREKLVTVDTTVTAGQIEDLAVRTGFSRYPVLGGNGAFLGYLHVKDVLELDDRDAPVPQRLWRPIITLSGDLPLDDALGAMRRAAAHLAGVIDGEGRPVGLVALEDVLEELVGEVHDPAHRSG
- the hisG gene encoding ATP phosphoribosyltransferase, translating into MLRIAVPNKGSLAEPAAGMLHEAGYRQRKDSKELVLVDPENQVEFFYLRPRDIAIYVGSGRLDVGFTGRDLLLDSGADAEEVLSLGFAGSTFRFAGPPGVATSVKDLEGRRIATSYTGLVEKHLAEAGVKAAAVTKLDGAVETAVQLGVADVIADVVETGTSLRNAGMEVFGEPILVSDAVVIRPVGAPEHAGVDQFLRRLQGVLVARRYVMMDYDIRAERVAEAVALTPGLESPTVSPLHSEGWVAVRAMVLRKEAQRIMDDLWSIGARAILVTNIHACRL
- a CDS encoding PH domain-containing protein, with translation MTARPSRVSAPPALPHTWQPVLTRVVLLGLAAVSVAFFGLIALFGAPDWQRHDRIGIGCSGVVFALVLAVLARPRAKADRTGLTVVNFVRTRRLEWPEILGVHLGPGDPWVLLDLADGDTLAVVAIQPGSGRRQALRAAAELRACVDSYGTAVR
- a CDS encoding hemolysin family protein — protein: MSAAWLLLGVAVLLILANGLFVAAEFAFVTVDRGEVERAAAQGDRRAEGVSKALRKLSFELSGAQLGITVTSLLVGMLANPALVVLLSPPLRAVGVPGSVVTGVAAIVGMFAATVLQMVVGELVPKNWAISRPLQVARAVAAPQRIFSALCRPLILLLNGIANRLVRAMGMEPTEELASARSAEELVALARHSASEGALERDTADLFVRTLGLAELTAESVMTPRVDVAALEDHATAADVLNLTRATGLSRFPVYRQSIDEVVGVVGLKDALAVRAENRAAVRVGALASPPLLVPETLPVERLLELLRRQQQLAVVVDEYGGTAGVATLEDIVEEMVGEVQDEHDLDDRPELRRAEPVEGRPAWEAEGRCRIDVLESVGLYAPEGPYETVAGLLADLLGRIPAVGDAAELPGWRLTVLAVQRHRTERVRLERVPEDHATGDGHGHGHWYGRVHGQGHGQGHGHGHGEHGRGNGQGEERR
- a CDS encoding ABC transporter ATP-binding protein, which codes for MSKRYGDTVALDNMAFDVRAGEIFGFVGSNGAGKTTTMRIVLGVLASDGGEVRWDGAPVTLETRSRIGYMPEERGLYPRMKVGEQLEYLARLHGLTRSDAVAAARSWAERLGVESRFGDEVQKLSLGNQQRVQLAAALVHHPEILVLDEPFSGLDPVAVDVMSAVLQEKCAEGIPVIFSSHQLELVERLCDRVGIVRAGSMVACDTVDELRASGGEELVVHAPQAREGWADGIPGVSVRGEEAGRTVLVLEDGADDQAVLGAALATGPVREFARRRSSLTELFRHVVSSEEKKPGAEPATGTTGTTGTGEQQK
- a CDS encoding phosphoribosyl-ATP diphosphatase, which gives rise to MAQKTFEELFTELQQKAAAGAPGSRTAELVGQGVHAIGKKVVEEAAEVWMAAEHESDERTAEEISQLLYHLQVMMVARGLTLEDVYAHL
- a CDS encoding ABC transporter permease, whose protein sequence is MSGTNHERLQIGSAEAIKLVAGRELRVRLRSKAFLIILAITALSFVALPIITKFAHSGPSTSKVAVVRSDAAYGRALESTATQLHQNVKITVVADPAAGRSAVQGGKVDAFVVHDASGAQVTVKKSLPDSLRTVFSLVDQQAALNAQITALGGDPAKVTAAVGSQQIQVTTLQHDDPQQGQKITIAIAAGLLMYMILMTVGQMVAQGVVEEKSSRVVELLLATIKPWQLLAGKVLGVAVIGALQLVVPGVLGLAIGMADGQLSVSLSASVGSLAWTLLWFAAGFWLYAMIFASAGAMVSRQEDLGGLMAPIIMPLVAGWVVAISILPTDPHSGVAEILSYVPLTAPELMPMRWALGVAPLWQMLVSLAITLACGVVMLRFAGRIYRNSVLRSGARVPLKEALKAA
- a CDS encoding uridine kinase family protein; this encodes MLTLDSLAARLGALEPSCGATRLIAVDGYAGSGKTTFAARLAAALGDAPVVHLDDLATHDQFFDWTGRLLDEVLTPLAERRPVRHRVYDWNTARFDAVHQIGAAPPLLVLEGVGAGRRAIRPRLAALLWMELDAVTARARGERRDGPEQAEFWERWFREQSTHFRSDPSRPFADFLVNGTSGELFAHAA
- a CDS encoding VOC family protein is translated as MTVQRMDNVAVVVEDLDAAVAFFAALGLELEGRAEIEGDFADLTVGLEGIRSEIAMMRTPDGHGKLELTKYHTPAAHPATPVNPPPNTLGLHRVMFAVDDIDATIARLRAHGAELLGEVAQYESIFRLCYLRGPAGIIVALAEQIG
- a CDS encoding AAA family ATPase, with product MDAYGAGAYTRAEEEFRAAVRLDPGMADAWLGLHALRSDTSTALLSMHRHRERFGEQRHRHRRPLSSWYWLGWWVQPLLEDERDLALAHASHWLDGRHLPELDRALAECPPPGQDNAVRFLHACRSYLTKDWEQLIRDTDGLLDDPLLGIEAGLFSGMARVRLDMCGQAELPLATSLARCRSEQPQRKELRYWLARAYEGVGRSAAALSLYRAVHRVDPGFMDTSARLAAITAEDGVDPALLEGPSEPGLHRPRHASGGGPALPTEPPLSGSPFDALDGPLESVFYDPLPGFPLADDEEDQEDPEDADDEPQTAGEEEPTRPAAVGARHRANTPDSSPLLPPGTTVQPNQQRLDAALAELDRMVGMAPVKRQVLALSAQLRMAQLRADQGLPVQPPKRHFVFSGPSGTGKTTVARILGRVFYALGLLSGDHLVEAQRADLVGEFLGQTAVKANELIDSALDGVLFIDEAYSLANSGYSKGDAYGDEALQVLLKRAEDNRDRLVVILAGYPEGMNRLLAANPGLSSRFTSRVDFPSYRPEELAAIGQSLASGDGDFWDEEALEELRSICGHVVREGWIDDLGNGRFMRTLYEKSCAYRDLRLSVLPDSPTRQDLAALRLPDVLQAYGELIDGR
- the ribH gene encoding 6,7-dimethyl-8-ribityllumazine synthase; translated protein: MSGEGAPQLGVQGAKDLKVAVIAAQWHQTVMDGLVAGAERALREYGVADYTVLRVPGSYELPVVAKGLAARGYDAIIALGVVIRGGTPHFDYVCEAATMGLTQVSVDSGIPVGFGLLTCDNEQQALDRAGLPDSKEDKGHEATTAALATAVLLRGLDG